One genomic region from Sphingobacterium multivorum encodes:
- a CDS encoding L-rhamnose mutarotase produces the protein MYPKLYPYILVIVLVVLCTTAFRSTESSRSVTRYASITGLKAEKVAYYKKLHAKVWPAVLRKIKACHIRNYSIFLKEIDGQFFLFSYFEYTGQNFKVDMQKMASDPETQRWWKETDPCQQPLSDAQEKGEIWSGMAEVFHTD, from the coding sequence ATGTACCCTAAATTGTATCCTTACATCCTTGTGATCGTCTTGGTCGTACTCTGTACAACAGCCTTCCGGTCTACAGAGAGCAGTCGCTCCGTGACTCGCTATGCATCCATAACAGGATTGAAAGCCGAGAAAGTAGCGTATTATAAGAAGCTTCATGCCAAAGTTTGGCCCGCAGTACTTCGAAAGATCAAGGCATGTCATATCCGCAATTATTCTATTTTTTTGAAGGAGATAGATGGTCAATTTTTTCTTTTCAGCTATTTTGAATATACAGGACAAAATTTCAAGGTTGATATGCAAAAGATGGCGTCCGATCCAGAGACACAGCGCTGGTGGAAGGAAACGGATCCTTGTCAGCAACCCTTGTCCGATGCACAGGAGAAAGGGGAGATTTGGTCTGGTATGGCGGAAGTATTCCATACGGACTAA
- a CDS encoding AraC family transcriptional regulator, whose protein sequence is MKPVFAKILEGAAITTFATKDVQRPLFSTEFHFHSACQMTYIVESEGKRIIGDNVSNFVSDELTFVGPDLPHVWHNNTINCAGSTIAETRTSRSLALYIEPKLMIQLLGYFFQTHKVEAFFSASKRGLLFRGATKEQLKVKLKKIVQLDYGFEKTILLLEIMELMLSTDEFDYLSSAGYTHNYSPVDNSKIDSIFKFVFNNYRGEIQLEQVAQLANMSKHSFCRYFKSRTQKTFVQFVNEVRISESCRLIVENKHQITHIAYACGFNSLSNFNKIFKSIKGITPSQYKSQIC, encoded by the coding sequence ATGAAACCTGTTTTCGCCAAAATTTTGGAAGGTGCAGCTATCACCACTTTTGCAACCAAAGATGTGCAGCGCCCTCTCTTCTCAACTGAATTTCACTTTCATAGCGCCTGCCAGATGACCTATATTGTGGAAAGTGAGGGAAAGCGGATTATTGGCGACAATGTGAGTAACTTTGTTTCCGATGAACTTACTTTTGTAGGACCTGATCTGCCACATGTCTGGCACAATAACACTATAAATTGCGCAGGCTCTACCATTGCGGAGACAAGAACTTCCCGTTCTTTAGCCTTGTATATAGAACCTAAATTAATGATCCAACTTTTAGGGTATTTCTTTCAAACACACAAAGTCGAAGCCTTCTTTTCGGCCTCTAAACGTGGTCTTCTCTTCCGTGGCGCAACAAAGGAACAATTGAAGGTAAAGCTGAAAAAGATCGTCCAGCTCGATTATGGCTTTGAGAAAACTATTTTGTTATTAGAGATTATGGAGCTAATGCTGTCCACTGATGAATTTGATTACCTCTCCAGCGCTGGATACACCCACAACTATAGCCCTGTCGATAATAGTAAAATTGACAGCATCTTTAAATTCGTATTCAACAACTATAGAGGAGAAATTCAGTTAGAACAGGTTGCGCAGCTCGCTAATATGTCAAAACATTCCTTTTGCCGTTACTTCAAATCCCGTACGCAGAAAACCTTCGTCCAATTTGTCAATGAGGTTCGCATTAGTGAATCCTGTAGATTGATTGTCGAAAACAAGCATCAAATCACGCACATTGCTTATGCCTGTGGCTTCAACAGCCTTTCAAACTTCAATAAAATTTTCAAGTCAATTAAAGGGATCACACCAAGCCAATATAAGTCCCAGATATGTTAG
- a CDS encoding alpha-L-fucosidase gives MRKKIIFSLALAVLGIHVGAQTKAIVPVPSVRPNAYQRAQIDRKYGMFVHFGMNTFHDQEWTDGSKPASTYAPSAIEVKQWVSTAKEAGMKYMILVTKHHEGFCLWDSKYTDYDVANSSNATNVVLELAKECAKQGMRLGLYYSLWDRKQNPNVKDRSADAAYNQYMLNQLSELVDMTKKYTDIVELWLDGGWEKENYRWPTQEIYNLIKKKVPGCQIGINWSIGSPENTDKHIVLPKDQQNYYPIRYFPSDFRLGDPYLPVDPDPKLFMAQGNTYYMPFETTVVLGERWFYNTTDKKYKSLEELAGIYQTATAQDNILILNVGPNRMGRIKDSDVDILRKLKERLKL, from the coding sequence ATGAGAAAAAAAATAATATTTAGTTTGGCACTCGCTGTTTTAGGTATACATGTCGGTGCTCAAACAAAGGCTATTGTACCTGTTCCATCGGTACGGCCCAATGCATATCAGCGGGCGCAGATTGACCGAAAATATGGCATGTTCGTTCATTTTGGCATGAATACATTTCATGATCAGGAGTGGACAGACGGATCTAAACCCGCCAGCACATATGCTCCATCAGCAATTGAGGTTAAACAATGGGTTTCGACAGCAAAGGAAGCCGGGATGAAGTACATGATTTTGGTAACGAAACACCATGAGGGTTTTTGTTTATGGGATAGCAAGTATACGGATTATGATGTAGCGAACTCTTCGAACGCAACAAATGTTGTACTGGAGCTGGCTAAAGAATGCGCCAAACAGGGAATGCGCCTTGGCTTGTATTATTCTTTATGGGACCGAAAGCAGAACCCCAATGTTAAAGACAGGTCTGCAGATGCAGCCTATAATCAATATATGTTGAACCAGCTCAGTGAGCTGGTGGATATGACAAAAAAGTATACGGATATCGTTGAGCTTTGGCTGGATGGAGGCTGGGAAAAAGAGAATTATCGATGGCCCACGCAGGAGATCTATAATTTAATCAAGAAAAAGGTTCCTGGATGTCAAATTGGTATAAACTGGAGCATCGGATCGCCTGAGAATACGGACAAACACATTGTTTTGCCGAAAGACCAGCAGAATTATTACCCAATACGTTATTTTCCAAGTGACTTTAGGCTAGGCGACCCTTATCTTCCGGTCGATCCTGACCCTAAGCTTTTTATGGCACAGGGGAATACCTATTATATGCCTTTTGAGACAACAGTGGTACTTGGAGAACGCTGGTTCTATAATACCACAGACAAGAAGTATAAGTCTTTGGAAGAGCTTGCGGGGATTTATCAGACGGCAACTGCGCAAGACAATATCTTGATCTTAAACGTTGGTCCCAATCGAATGGGACGCATAAAGGATTCGGATGTTGACATTTTACGCAAATTAAAAGAGAGATTAAAGTTATAA